GGATACTAAGTGATGTTTAAAAACAGCTCGCTCACTGATTGATTGAAATGAAGACGGTTAATTGTAGCGGCAAAGCGTGAGGCCAGTGAGTGAATTTTTATGAAACTTAACTCTTTTACAGGCTCAATCTGCGGTATGGTATCGGTGGTATGCAGCTCAAAAAGCCCATACTTTTGGTGCGCTTCAATGAGTTTTTCCAGGTATTGAGGTTGAATTTTGTTATGGCTTATGGCTCCATATATTTTTTTGATTCCATAGGTATCATGCAGAGATTTAACGGTATTAATCAGTGATGATCCGGTAACGGTTTCATCATCCAGAATAATTGCAACCTGTTTATCCGAAATATCTCCTATAATACCGATAAGGCTGGTTTTTTCTTTGCCCGGGCGGTATTTGTTAGCTATTGCGTAGGGGATGTTCATAGCATCTGAGAAGTGGATAGTAAATTTAGTCCCTCCTGCATCGGTTGATACAGCTACCGTATCGGTTGAATGCTTAAACTCGGAAAACAGTTCCACAAAGAGGTCAAGTCCGCTAAGGGCGATGAGCATCATCTCCGGTTCGTAAAAACCATACAGAGAGAGTGTATGGGGGTGGTAGGTCAGACATGCATCAGCACCAGAAGTTTTAAGTTGATCGACAAAAAGGCTTGCAAGTGTTGCCTCTCTTGCCATAAAGCTTGGTTTGTCCTGCCGTGAATAGGGGTTGTATGGAATTACTACGGTGATAGTGCGTGCACGGTGAGCCCGAAGGGTTCGTATTGCCTGTAAAAGCTGCTGCACGTTCTCATTGACGCTGTTGGCGGAGGTGTTATCGTGAATGCATTGAAAAACAAATGCATTGGCACCGGCCACGTGTTTATGTAGTCTGGGACATGTTTCTGTATCTTTAAATACTGTTGTAAGCGGCTGGTTTGAGGTGCCTATAAGCGGTATCTCTTCAAACTCATTACCGTTTTTTTTGAGCATCGATTCATATTCTGTTTTCACTGATTGTGCTAAGTGTATGCCATTGTTGCAGGCCACAAACAGAAGCCAGCCGTTTGGACCAGAAATGAGTTGTTCTTTTGCAGCTTTGAAGACATGAGAATTGATGAAAAAAGTATGATCATTACTCGTATTCATGCTCTTCTCCCTTAAGCTTAAACTGGCTGGGTTATTCTTCTACTTAAGCTCAAAAGTTCCACACCACCATTCATTTTCCTTTAATTCACCTGCAAGCTTGAAGCCATAATCAGAAGCAATAGAGATAATCTCTGTACGTTCAGAGAAAAGAAGGCCTGACCAGATAAGGTGACCGCCTTTTTTAATAATGCTACGTATATCTTTAATAAGAGGCACAGATTCAATATAGAGCATATTCATCGTTACTATGTCAAATTGAGGTATTTTACACAGTGCGTCTATAGTGGCTACTAAAAAATTTATCATTCCTAAACTTTGATTTACCCTTTTGTTTTCAGAAAGGTTTTCTCTGCAGGTTTTATCAATTTCAACTCCCAGGGTAAAAGCACTACCGCAAATATCTGCAAAAAAGCACAGCACACCTGACCCGGTTCCTATATCGAGTAACCGTTTGCCATCAATTAATTCTTTATTGTTAATGATTGCTTCAGAGGCAAGCTTGGTGCTCTCATGATGTCCTGTGCCAAAGGCCATTTTAGGCTCAATTTTAACCCAGGCTGATCGGTTTTTAACCGGCGGTTCAAGCCAGGCCGGGGAGACCCAGAACCCGGGTGCGACTTCAACGGGCTTTAGTGACTCGCGCCACTTCGCATTCCAGTCCTGGTCCTCGATGTAGCCAATTTCACAATCAGAAACAAAATAGGAGTCTTTGAGAAAAAGCAGTGTCTTCTCTGCTAAGCTTTTGTGAGTAAAATACAGTTTGAGCTTACTGAGCTCATCTGTAAGCTCCTCTTCCATTGTTCCTGTGGTTTCATGATCGTATGCAATGGCAGTGATGATATCGATATCCTCTTTTTTTACGCTGCAGGTAAGACAAAAACTTGGCATTCTTTAATTCCTAAGATGGTTGTTGAGAAATCGTGAACTGTTTTCCAGTTTGATCTTTAAATGTACTTTTTGCCCCAAAAATCGCAATTCCAAAATACTTAAGGTGATAAGGACAAAAAAAAGGGGAGGAGGGTAAAAAAAAGGATGAGCTGAATGTATCACTCAACTCATCCCTCAATGGGTACACTACTGAGAGAGAAATCTATTCGATAGTAAAATTAATGGTTTCGAGTACATCACTCTCACCATGAATAATCTCTACATGCCATGAGCCTGTTTCTTCTTCAGATATTTGTTTTGCGCTGAATGTACGCCAG
The nucleotide sequence above comes from Chitinispirillales bacterium ANBcel5. Encoded proteins:
- the prs gene encoding ribose-phosphate diphosphokinase translates to MNTSNDHTFFINSHVFKAAKEQLISGPNGWLLFVACNNGIHLAQSVKTEYESMLKKNGNEFEEIPLIGTSNQPLTTVFKDTETCPRLHKHVAGANAFVFQCIHDNTSANSVNENVQQLLQAIRTLRAHRARTITVVIPYNPYSRQDKPSFMAREATLASLFVDQLKTSGADACLTYHPHTLSLYGFYEPEMMLIALSGLDLFVELFSEFKHSTDTVAVSTDAGGTKFTIHFSDAMNIPYAIANKYRPGKEKTSLIGIIGDISDKQVAIILDDETVTGSSLINTVKSLHDTYGIKKIYGAISHNKIQPQYLEKLIEAHQKYGLFELHTTDTIPQIEPVKELSFIKIHSLASRFAATINRLHFNQSVSELFLNIT
- a CDS encoding 50S ribosomal protein L11 methyltransferase — its product is MPSFCLTCSVKKEDIDIITAIAYDHETTGTMEEELTDELSKLKLYFTHKSLAEKTLLFLKDSYFVSDCEIGYIEDQDWNAKWRESLKPVEVAPGFWVSPAWLEPPVKNRSAWVKIEPKMAFGTGHHESTKLASEAIINNKELIDGKRLLDIGTGSGVLCFFADICGSAFTLGVEIDKTCRENLSENKRVNQSLGMINFLVATIDALCKIPQFDIVTMNMLYIESVPLIKDIRSIIKKGGHLIWSGLLFSERTEIISIASDYGFKLAGELKENEWWCGTFELK